One stretch of Microplitis mediator isolate UGA2020A chromosome 9, iyMicMedi2.1, whole genome shotgun sequence DNA includes these proteins:
- the LOC130675011 gene encoding ankyrin repeat domain-containing protein 36C-like: MNLDSAELPGVYFYRSLELAIEQNNKDKVELIIKKIVDVDTVAPEDSPTCIDSLLQIAIHKRKDKMVELLLKNNANPNVRIPMLEIPLMVATYQEDLRMMQLLIAYGANVNDLSERLEKKTSLHVAVQGYNVKVVELLLNDITIDVNITSANGNSVLHDAVERVIGIDITKHLLDAGVDINLKNHIGRTAFDSINFNSPKLTRTLKEHIVKLSAASFYVSEKNLALIADSEKLSEVRNKCMKEIENMKKKMIGSSNFTYYDLLRKCEHKLAVGLKHVPNNIILDLDIPSIFPLYGKMITYRLRRVLGRQNLLIDVTDLVYDIFNDIRLPSTFTSMIFKYLTNGDLKKLVI; the protein is encoded by the coding sequence ATGAATCTCGATAGTGCAGAACTTCCTGGTGTTTATTTTTACAGATCCTTAGAGTTAGCAATTGAGCAAAATAACAAAGACAAAGTTGAgcttataattaaaaagatcGTTGATGTGGATACTGTGGCACCTGAGGATAGTCCTACTTGTATCGATTCACTATTACAAATTGCTATTCACAAACGTAAAGACAAGATGGTTGAGCTGCTTCTAAAAAATAATGCCAACCCTAATGTTCGTATTCCAATGCTTGAAATACCACTTATGGTTGCTACGTACCAAGAGGACTTAAGAATGATGCAGCTCCTCATTGCGTATGGGGCAAATGTTAACGATTTATCGGAAAGATTAGAGAAAAAAACTTCTCTTCATGTTGCCGTCCAAGGCTATAACGTGAAAGTAGTTGAATTATTGTTGAATGATATTACAATTGATGTAAATATAACGTCTGCTAATGGAAATTCAGTGCTTCATGACGCAGTTGAAAGAGTCATCGGTATTGATATCACGAAACATCTTCTTGATGCTGGTGttgacattaatttaaaaaaccatatCGGTAGAACAGCAtttgattcaataaatttcaattcacCAAAACTTACAAGGACATTGAAAGAGCATATTGTAAAGCTTAGTGCGGCCTCTTTTTatgtaagtgaaaaaaatttagcacTTATAGCGGACAGCGAAAAACTTAGTGAAGTGCGTAATAAGTGTATGAAAGAAATtgaaaacatgaaaaaaaaaatgattggtaGTAGTAATTTCACATATTATGATTTATTGCGTAAATGTGAACATAAATTGGCTGTTGGGTTAAAACATGTTcctaataatattattttggaTTTGGACATTCCATCGATTTTCCCACTATACGGTAAAATGATAACTTACCGTTTAAGGAGAGTGTTAGGACGACAAAATCTTTTAATTGATGTCACTGATTTAgtatatgatatttttaatgacattCGCCTACCAAGTACTTTTACaagtatgatttttaaatatcttactAATGGAGATTTAAAGAAATTAGTCATTTAG
- the LOC130675012 gene encoding uncharacterized protein LOC130675012 encodes MISEAFKDFLAIPGSICTVLQLLWHIQLLVKMWMNDKRYFCDYGVLFITGVYLWSIVEEDKQLATKQIGFLSCGFTILFFASPLTMLVHLLRVKTYLERVF; translated from the exons ATGATTTCAGAAGCGTTCAAAGATTTTTTAGCGATACCAGGATCTATTTGCACAGTATTACAACTTTTATGGCAC ataCAGCTTTTGGTTAAGATGTGGATGAATGATAAaagatatttttgtgattatg gaGTTTTGTTTATCACTGGAGTATATTTATGGAGTATTGTTGAAGAAGACAAACAATTGGCGACAAAACAAATTGGTTTTTTGAGCTGTGGGttcactattttattttttgcgtCTCCTCTGACTATGCTGGTAC ATCTCTTACGAGTGAAGACATACCTAGAGcgcgtattttaa
- the LOC130674785 gene encoding 116 kDa U5 small nuclear ribonucleoprotein component-like isoform X1: MEVYGPDVETLVQEEDAQPLDKPLIAPTRKAKFPILPDTTYNIEFLVDMMDTPALIRNIVLLGHLHHGKTTLVDCLVRHTHPHMHSVTDEKPLRYTDTLPNEQQRGVSTKATPVTLLLQDVKSKSYLMNIFDTPGHVNFSDEATAAIRLSDGAVLVVDAAEGVMMNTKRLLKHAIQERLALTVCINKIDRLILEWKFPPLNVYEKLRHIIEEINSLITLYSDSKNPTFVSPALGNVCFASSEYNVCFTLKSFAAIYQRKHESLNFEEFAKRLWGDVYFNSKTRKFTKKPPHNTAQRSFIEFILEPLYKIFTQVVGNVDTTLPGVLDELGIRLTSKEMKMNTRPLLRLICTRFFGDLSGFVDMCVTHVPSPQEHASAKIQHIYTGSINSPLAQDMVRCNPDGRLMIHSTKMYLNEYTRFNVLGRVMSGTLEAGQKVRVLGEAYSRTDEEDSRVVTVGRLWISEARYQIEINRVPAGNWVLIEGIDRSIVKTSTITDLINSDDLHIFRPLKFNTQSVIKIAVEPTNPSELPGMLDGLRKVNKSYPLLSTRVEESGEHVVLGTGELYLECALCDLSLMYSETIKTKVSHPFVSFAETVKRKSSLKCFAETPNKRNKLTMIAEPLEDGLAEDIEAEHVKITWNNIIINYRERLGEFFHTKYNWDLLPAREIWAFGPDATGPNILVDDTLRSQVDKTLLSSARDAIVQGFQWGTREGPLCGEPIRNVKFQILDAVIAQEPLHRGGGQIIPTVRRVAYSAFVMANPHLMEPHLSVEVHVPKDCVSAVYTVLAKRRGDSVSTKAVPGSPLYTIKAYIPAIDSFGFETDLRTRTQNKALCSSVFSHWLIVPGDALDKSITIRPLEPQPVTHLAREFMLKTRRRKGLSEDVSINEFFDDPTILELARKMEFLNYPL, encoded by the exons GTAGAAACTCTGGTCCAAGAAGAAGATGCTCAGCCACTTGATAAGCCGCTGATAGCACCTACTCGCAAAGCAAAGTTTCCAATACTTCCTGATACTACTTATAACATTGAGTTCTTAGTCGACATGATGGATACTCCAGCTTTGATTCGAAACATCGTGCTCCTAGGCCACCTGCATCATGGAAAAACTACATTAGTAGACTGCCTTGTGCGCCATACTCACCCCCACATGCACAGCGTCACAGATGAAAAGCCTTTGCGGTACACGGACACACTTCCCAACGAGCAACAGCGCGGAGTTTCCACGAAAGCTACTCCCGTTACTCTTTTACTCCAAGATGTCAAGTCTAAGTCGTATCTGATGAACATTTTCGACACTCCAGGACACGTCAACTTCTCGGATGAAGCAACAGCTGCAATCCGTCTTTCAGACGGAGCTGTGTTAGTAGTAGACGCCGCGGAAGGCGTGATGATGAACACTAAAAGATTATTAAAACACGCAATTCAAGAACGACTCGCTCTGACTGTTTGCATCAATAAAATAGACAGACTAATTTTAGAGTGGAAGTTCCCGCCTCTAAATGTGTATGAAAAACTTCGTCACATcattgaagaaataaatagTCTGATTACTTTGTATTCAGACTCTAAGAATCCGACGTTCGTATCACCAGCTCTCGGTAACGTTTGCTTTGCAAGTTCGGAGTACAATGTCTgctttactttaaaatcatttgCCGCGATATACCAACGCAAACACGAGTCACTAAATTTTGAAGAATTTGCGAAACGTCTATGGGGTgacgtttattttaattcaaagacCCGTAAATTTACCAAGAAGCCGCCGCACAATACAGCGCAGCGTAGTTTTATTGAGTTTATTCTCGAGCCgctttacaaaatatttactcAGGTTGTTGGTAACGTCGACACAACGCTGCCTGGTGTTCTTGATGAACTAGGAATCCGACTGACTTCTAAGGAAATGAAGATGAATACACGTCCGCTATTACGACTCATCTGCACGAGATTCTTTGGAGATTTATCGGGATTTGTTGATATGTGCGTAACACATGTGCCAAGTCCTCAAGAACACGCTTCCGCTAAGATCCAGCATATTTACACAGGGTCAATAAACTCACCTTTAGCTCAGGATATGGTGAGGTGCAATCCAGACGGACGGCTGATGATACACAGCACCAAGATGTATCTTAACGAATACACACGTTTCAATGTCCTGGGACGCGTAATGTCTGGTACTTTGGAGGCTGGACAAAAAGTACGGGTACTTGGTGAAGCCTATTCCCGTACTGATGAAGAAGATTCGCGTGTAGTGACTGTCGGACGGCTGTGGATCAGCGAAGCGCGTTATCAGATTGAAATAAATCGGGTACCTGCTGGTAATTGGGTTTTAATTGAAGGTATTGACAGATCTATCGTTAAAACAAGTACGATAACGGATCTCATTAATTCTGATGATCTTCATATATTTCGTCCGCTTAAATTTAATACGCAGAGTGTTATTAAAATAGCGGTGGAGCCGACAAATCCATCAGAGTTGCCCGGGATGCTGGATGGGTTGAGGAAAGTTAATAAGAGCTATCCGCTTCTGAGTACGCGGGTTGAAGAAAGCGGCGAGCATGTTGTTCTTGGCACTGGCGAACTGTACTTGGAATGCGCTTTGTGTGATTTGTCATTGATGTACTCAGAAACAATAAAAACCAAAGTCTCACATCCTTTTGTGTCCTTTGCTGAAACTGTTAAAAGAAAAAGCTCGTTAAAATGTTTCGCTGAGACGCCCAACAAACGCAACAAACTGACGATGATTGCTGAGCCTTTAGAGGACGGGTTAGCTGAAGATATCGAGGCTGAACATGTTAAAATTACGTGGAATAA cattataataaattacagggaACGGCTGGGAGAATTTTTCCACACTAAGTATAATTGGGACTTGTTGCCAGCCCGTGAAATATGGGCGTTTGGGCCAGATGCAACCGGTCCGAATATATTAGTAGACGATACTCTGCGATCCCAAGTCGACAAGACGTTACTGAGTAGTGCACGTGACGCAATTGTCCAAGGATTTCAATGGGGAACACGCGAAGGACCTCTTTGTGGAGAGCCAATCAGAAACGTCAAATTCCAAATACTCGACGCAGTAATTGCACAAGAGCCATTGCATCGCGGTGGTGGACAAATAATCCCAACAGTTCGACGAGTCGCTTACTCAGCGTTTGTTATGGCAAATCCGCATCTAATGGAACCTCATTTATCAGTCGAAGTACATGTACCCAAAGACTGTGTCTCTGCAGTCTATACTGTCTTGGCTAAGCGTCGAGGCGACTCAGTTAGTACTAAGGCAGTTCCCGGCAGTCCTCTTTACACCATAAAAGCCTATATACCCGCAATCGACAGTTTCGGGTTCGAAACCGACTTGAGAACTCGCACCCAGAATAAAGCATTGTGCTCGTCAGTATTTAGTCACTGGCTGATCGTTCCAGGTGACGCACTGGACAAAAGCATAACCATCCGACCTCTGGAGCCTCAACCAGTGACTCATTTAGCGAGGGAGTTTATGCTGAAGACACGTCGGCGTAAAGGATTATCCGAAGACGTCTCGATAAATGAATTCTTCGATGATCCCACGATCCTCGAGTTGGCGAGAAAAATGGAATTTCTAAATTATCcgctataa
- the LOC130674785 gene encoding 116 kDa U5 small nuclear ribonucleoprotein component-like isoform X2, with translation MEVYGPDVETLVQEEDAQPLDKPLIAPTRKAKFPILPDTTYNIEFLVDMMDTPALIRNIVLLGHLHHGKTTLVDCLVRHTHPHMHSVTDEKPLRYTDTLPNEQQRGVSTKATPVTLLLQDVKSKSYLMNIFDTPGHVNFSDEATAAIRLSDGAVLVVDAAEGVMMNTKRLLKHAIQERLALTVCINKIDRLILEWKFPPLNVYEKLRHIIEEINSLITLYSDSKNPTFVSPALGNVCFASSEYNVCFTLKSFAAIYQRKHESLNFEEFAKRLWGDVYFNSKTRKFTKKPPHNTAQRSFIEFILEPLYKIFTQVVGNVDTTLPGVLDELGIRLTSKEMKMNTRPLLRLICTRFFGDLSGFVDMCVTHVPSPQEHASAKIQHIYTGSINSPLAQDMVRCNPDGRLMIHSTKMYLNEYTRFNVLGRVMSGTLEAGQKVRVLGEAYSRTDEEDSRVVTVGRLWISEARYQIEINRVPAGNWVLIEGIDRSIVKTSTITDLINSDDLHIFRPLKFNTQSVIKIAVEPTNPSELPGMLDGLRKVNKSYPLLSTRVEESGEHVVLGTGELYLECALCDLSLMYSETIKTKVSHPFVSFAETVKRKSSLKCFAETPNKRNKLTMIAEPLEDGLAEDIEAEHVKITWNKERLGEFFHTKYNWDLLPAREIWAFGPDATGPNILVDDTLRSQVDKTLLSSARDAIVQGFQWGTREGPLCGEPIRNVKFQILDAVIAQEPLHRGGGQIIPTVRRVAYSAFVMANPHLMEPHLSVEVHVPKDCVSAVYTVLAKRRGDSVSTKAVPGSPLYTIKAYIPAIDSFGFETDLRTRTQNKALCSSVFSHWLIVPGDALDKSITIRPLEPQPVTHLAREFMLKTRRRKGLSEDVSINEFFDDPTILELARKMEFLNYPL, from the exons GTAGAAACTCTGGTCCAAGAAGAAGATGCTCAGCCACTTGATAAGCCGCTGATAGCACCTACTCGCAAAGCAAAGTTTCCAATACTTCCTGATACTACTTATAACATTGAGTTCTTAGTCGACATGATGGATACTCCAGCTTTGATTCGAAACATCGTGCTCCTAGGCCACCTGCATCATGGAAAAACTACATTAGTAGACTGCCTTGTGCGCCATACTCACCCCCACATGCACAGCGTCACAGATGAAAAGCCTTTGCGGTACACGGACACACTTCCCAACGAGCAACAGCGCGGAGTTTCCACGAAAGCTACTCCCGTTACTCTTTTACTCCAAGATGTCAAGTCTAAGTCGTATCTGATGAACATTTTCGACACTCCAGGACACGTCAACTTCTCGGATGAAGCAACAGCTGCAATCCGTCTTTCAGACGGAGCTGTGTTAGTAGTAGACGCCGCGGAAGGCGTGATGATGAACACTAAAAGATTATTAAAACACGCAATTCAAGAACGACTCGCTCTGACTGTTTGCATCAATAAAATAGACAGACTAATTTTAGAGTGGAAGTTCCCGCCTCTAAATGTGTATGAAAAACTTCGTCACATcattgaagaaataaatagTCTGATTACTTTGTATTCAGACTCTAAGAATCCGACGTTCGTATCACCAGCTCTCGGTAACGTTTGCTTTGCAAGTTCGGAGTACAATGTCTgctttactttaaaatcatttgCCGCGATATACCAACGCAAACACGAGTCACTAAATTTTGAAGAATTTGCGAAACGTCTATGGGGTgacgtttattttaattcaaagacCCGTAAATTTACCAAGAAGCCGCCGCACAATACAGCGCAGCGTAGTTTTATTGAGTTTATTCTCGAGCCgctttacaaaatatttactcAGGTTGTTGGTAACGTCGACACAACGCTGCCTGGTGTTCTTGATGAACTAGGAATCCGACTGACTTCTAAGGAAATGAAGATGAATACACGTCCGCTATTACGACTCATCTGCACGAGATTCTTTGGAGATTTATCGGGATTTGTTGATATGTGCGTAACACATGTGCCAAGTCCTCAAGAACACGCTTCCGCTAAGATCCAGCATATTTACACAGGGTCAATAAACTCACCTTTAGCTCAGGATATGGTGAGGTGCAATCCAGACGGACGGCTGATGATACACAGCACCAAGATGTATCTTAACGAATACACACGTTTCAATGTCCTGGGACGCGTAATGTCTGGTACTTTGGAGGCTGGACAAAAAGTACGGGTACTTGGTGAAGCCTATTCCCGTACTGATGAAGAAGATTCGCGTGTAGTGACTGTCGGACGGCTGTGGATCAGCGAAGCGCGTTATCAGATTGAAATAAATCGGGTACCTGCTGGTAATTGGGTTTTAATTGAAGGTATTGACAGATCTATCGTTAAAACAAGTACGATAACGGATCTCATTAATTCTGATGATCTTCATATATTTCGTCCGCTTAAATTTAATACGCAGAGTGTTATTAAAATAGCGGTGGAGCCGACAAATCCATCAGAGTTGCCCGGGATGCTGGATGGGTTGAGGAAAGTTAATAAGAGCTATCCGCTTCTGAGTACGCGGGTTGAAGAAAGCGGCGAGCATGTTGTTCTTGGCACTGGCGAACTGTACTTGGAATGCGCTTTGTGTGATTTGTCATTGATGTACTCAGAAACAATAAAAACCAAAGTCTCACATCCTTTTGTGTCCTTTGCTGAAACTGTTAAAAGAAAAAGCTCGTTAAAATGTTTCGCTGAGACGCCCAACAAACGCAACAAACTGACGATGATTGCTGAGCCTTTAGAGGACGGGTTAGCTGAAGATATCGAGGCTGAACATGTTAAAATTACGTGGAATAA ggaACGGCTGGGAGAATTTTTCCACACTAAGTATAATTGGGACTTGTTGCCAGCCCGTGAAATATGGGCGTTTGGGCCAGATGCAACCGGTCCGAATATATTAGTAGACGATACTCTGCGATCCCAAGTCGACAAGACGTTACTGAGTAGTGCACGTGACGCAATTGTCCAAGGATTTCAATGGGGAACACGCGAAGGACCTCTTTGTGGAGAGCCAATCAGAAACGTCAAATTCCAAATACTCGACGCAGTAATTGCACAAGAGCCATTGCATCGCGGTGGTGGACAAATAATCCCAACAGTTCGACGAGTCGCTTACTCAGCGTTTGTTATGGCAAATCCGCATCTAATGGAACCTCATTTATCAGTCGAAGTACATGTACCCAAAGACTGTGTCTCTGCAGTCTATACTGTCTTGGCTAAGCGTCGAGGCGACTCAGTTAGTACTAAGGCAGTTCCCGGCAGTCCTCTTTACACCATAAAAGCCTATATACCCGCAATCGACAGTTTCGGGTTCGAAACCGACTTGAGAACTCGCACCCAGAATAAAGCATTGTGCTCGTCAGTATTTAGTCACTGGCTGATCGTTCCAGGTGACGCACTGGACAAAAGCATAACCATCCGACCTCTGGAGCCTCAACCAGTGACTCATTTAGCGAGGGAGTTTATGCTGAAGACACGTCGGCGTAAAGGATTATCCGAAGACGTCTCGATAAATGAATTCTTCGATGATCCCACGATCCTCGAGTTGGCGAGAAAAATGGAATTTCTAAATTATCcgctataa